The DNA region GCGGAGACGTGCGACATCGTGGCGGTGATGTACGCGGGCCGCATCGTCGAGGCAGGCCCCGCCGAGCGCGTCTTCGCCTCGCCGGCGCACCCCTACACCCAGGGCCTGCTGGCCAGCGCCATCTCGGTGCAGCAGAGGCAGGAGATCACGAAGGCGATCGAGGGGGCGGTGCCGGACCTGCACGATCCGCCGCCGGGGTGCCGGTTCCATCCGCGGTGCCCGTTCGCGATGCCGGTGTGCCGGACGGAGACCCCTCCGGCCTTTCAGGTAGAGCGGGACCACACGGCCGCCTGCTGGCTGCGCGACTCCGGACCGGGAGCGGGGGATCGCGTGTGACCGGTCTTGCGAGCAGCTCGCCGGGATATATGATAATCATATAATCAGACCGACGTGCCGGAGGGCCAGTTGACGAGGAGACTGACGGTTACCGAAGCGGTCAGGAATTTTTCCGACATCCTGGGACGAGTGCGATTCAAGGGCGAGCGGTTCATCCTGGTCAAAGGGGGCAAGCCCGTCGCGGAGTTGAGGCCCACGGACGCGGCGGCGGAGGTTCGCCTGGAGGAGTTGTCGGCGATTCTCGAGGGGCTGCCCCACCTGGACCCCGAGGATGCCGACCGCTTCGCGCGTGATCTTGAGTCCGGCCGATCGGCCACCGGCCCGATCCCGGCCCCGCCATGGGGATCCTGATCGACTCGAGCGTCTTCATCGCGGCTGAACGAGGCCGCCTGTCCATCAGCCGGCACCTCACGGAAGGCAAGCATGAGCCGGTCGCCCTGAGCGCGCTCACGGCCACCGAGCTGTTGCAGGGGGTGCATCGCGCCACGACCTCACAGCACAGGATCCAGCGGGAGCGATTTGTGGAGGCGATCCTGGCTCGCTTCCCCGTCGTTGAATTCGGACTGGAAGCGGCCCGTGTGCATGCCCGGCTGTGGGCTGATCTGGCGGCGCGCGGGGAGGTTGTCGGCGCGCACGATCTGATCATCGGCGCGACCGCCCTGGCCATCGACTATCAGGTCGCCACCGTGAATGTCCGGGACTTCCAGCGCATCCCCGGACTGCGGGTCCAGATCTGGAGTGCCTGAGCCCCCCGTGCTCCTTCAAGGGCTGGGTCTGCGACGCTACTACCCCTGGGGTCGGACGTGGCTCGGCCCGCGGGCGTGGGTGCGCGCGGTGGAGGACGTCACGATCGACGTGGGCGAGGGGGAGACCGTCGCCCTCGTCGGGGAGAGCGGCTCGGGGAAGTCCACCACCGGACGGCTGCTGCTCGGGCTCGAGCCGCCGACCGCGGGCGAGGTGCTGTTCCGCGGCCGGCCGCTGCGGGCGCTGTCCGGCGAGGAGTTCCGCGCCTACCGCCGCGCCGTCCAGCCGGTGTTCCAGGACTCCACCGCCTCGCTCAATCCGCGCAAGACCGTGGCCCACGCCGTGGAGGTGGGGCTGGAGGCCGCGGGCGTCGCGCCGCGCGCCCGGCGGAGCGAGGCGGCCCGCCTGCTGGAGGAGGTGGGCCTGCAGCCGGCGGGGGCTTTCCTCCACCGGTTCCCGCACCAGTTGAGCGGCGGCCAGCGCCAGCGGGTGAACATCGCGCGGGCGCTGGCCACCTCCCCGGCGGCGATCGTCGCCGACGAGCCGGTCTCGGCGCTCGACCTGTCGGTGCGGGCGCAGATCCTGATCCTGATGCGGCGGCTGCAGCGGGAACGGGGGCTCGCCTACCTCTTCATCAGCCACGACCTGGCCGTGGTCCGCAGCATCGCCCACCGGGTCTGGGTGATGTACTTGGGGCGGATCGTGGAGCAGGGGCCCACCGACGACGTCTTCCGCCGGCCGGCGCATCCCTACACCGAGGCGCTGATCTCGGCCACGCCGGTGCCGGATCCGAAGACGAAGCGGGAGCGGATCATCCTGCCCGGAGACATCCCCTCGCCCCTACGGCCGCCTGGGGGCTGCCCGTTCCACCCCCGGTGCCCGGTCGCCCGGGAGATCTGTCGGACGGAGTTCCCGCCCGTGGTGGATGTGGGCGGGGGCCACACCGCCGCCTGCCACTTCGCGGCGGAGCGCGCCGCGGCGTTCCGGTAGCCGCCGCCTGTCACTCCCCCGCCCGGGCCAGCCGCAGGACGGCGCGGAGCGCCACATCGATCGCGCGGCGCTCGGCCTCGCGGAAGCGCCGCTGCGCCTCGTCGGGATCCAGGCGCGGCAGGAAGATGTTGGAGTCGATGGCCAGCACCGCGCCGGCGCGCACCCGGCGGACGGTGGCCACGATGAAGACCGTGGCGCACTCCTGCTCCGCGGCGACCACGCCGCCCTCTCTGGACAGCCGCTCGGCCAGGGATTGGTCGCGGCGGTAGAAGGCGTCCCGGGTGGTGACGATGCCCACGGCGGGATCGATCCCCATCTCCTTCGCCCCGGCGATCAGGGCCGCGGTGACCTCGAGGTTCGCGACCGCGGGGAACTCCGGGGGCAGGTAGGCCAGCGAGGTGCCCTCGCCCCGGTGGACCGCGGTGGCCACGACCAAACTGCCGACCGGGATCGCCTCCTGGCGGCCGCCGGCCGAGCCCACGCGGATGAAGGTATCGACGCCGACGTTGGCCAGCTCCTCGACGGCGATCGAGGCGGA from Armatimonadota bacterium includes:
- a CDS encoding ABC transporter ATP-binding protein yields the protein AETCDIVAVMYAGRIVEAGPAERVFASPAHPYTQGLLASAISVQQRQEITKAIEGAVPDLHDPPPGCRFHPRCPFAMPVCRTETPPAFQVERDHTAACWLRDSGPGAGDRV
- a CDS encoding nucleoside phosphorylase, translating into MEQPQRHLRITTGVMPRFCLIPGDPARAERIAQRFDGAEEVLRNREFLGFRGTVEGVPVGVCSTGIGGPSASIAVEELANVGVDTFIRVGSAGGRQEAIPVGSLVVATAVHRGEGTSLAYLPPEFPAVANLEVTAALIAGAKEMGIDPAVGIVTTRDAFYRRDQSLAERLSREGGVVAAEQECATVFIVATVRRVRAGAVLAIDSNIFLPRLDPDEAQRRFREAERRAIDVALRAVLRLARAGE
- a CDS encoding type II toxin-antitoxin system VapC family toxin, encoding MGILIDSSVFIAAERGRLSISRHLTEGKHEPVALSALTATELLQGVHRATTSQHRIQRERFVEAILARFPVVEFGLEAARVHARLWADLAARGEVVGAHDLIIGATALAIDYQVATVNVRDFQRIPGLRVQIWSA
- a CDS encoding ABC transporter ATP-binding protein; the protein is MLLQGLGLRRYYPWGRTWLGPRAWVRAVEDVTIDVGEGETVALVGESGSGKSTTGRLLLGLEPPTAGEVLFRGRPLRALSGEEFRAYRRAVQPVFQDSTASLNPRKTVAHAVEVGLEAAGVAPRARRSEAARLLEEVGLQPAGAFLHRFPHQLSGGQRQRVNIARALATSPAAIVADEPVSALDLSVRAQILILMRRLQRERGLAYLFISHDLAVVRSIAHRVWVMYLGRIVEQGPTDDVFRRPAHPYTEALISATPVPDPKTKRERIILPGDIPSPLRPPGGCPFHPRCPVAREICRTEFPPVVDVGGGHTAACHFAAERAAAFR
- a CDS encoding antitoxin, which encodes MTRRLTVTEAVRNFSDILGRVRFKGERFILVKGGKPVAELRPTDAAAEVRLEELSAILEGLPHLDPEDADRFARDLESGRSATGPIPAPPWGS